A genome region from Dickeya chrysanthemi NCPPB 402 includes the following:
- a CDS encoding AEC family transporter: MTYVIVHALAPIFIIMLLGFWAGKAKLVDNKNVALLNIFVMDFALPAALFSATVQTPWSGIVQQSPLIVVLTLAMWITYAAIYFLAVKVFHKTPQDAAVLTLTVALPNYAALGLPILGSVLGDGSSTSLSVAVSIACGSVLMTPFCLLILEREKARASGGSQTSTLSMLPVLMWRSVKKPIVLGPLLGVVLSAIGIRMPELLLAAIKPLGLSATATALFLTGVILSARQLKLNPMVTTAVLTKLLIQPALAWGVVLLLGLHGSVAITAILMIALSAGFFGVVFGNRFGVQSPDAEAVLLLSSVLCILSLPLFITLTSGI, encoded by the coding sequence ATGACTTATGTAATTGTTCATGCCCTCGCGCCGATTTTCATCATCATGCTGCTGGGGTTCTGGGCCGGCAAAGCCAAATTGGTGGATAACAAGAACGTCGCGCTGCTCAATATTTTCGTGATGGATTTTGCCTTGCCGGCGGCGTTGTTCAGCGCCACCGTGCAGACGCCCTGGTCCGGCATTGTTCAGCAGTCGCCGCTGATCGTGGTATTGACGCTGGCGATGTGGATAACCTATGCCGCCATCTACTTTCTGGCCGTTAAGGTGTTCCATAAAACGCCGCAGGATGCCGCAGTGCTGACGCTGACCGTGGCGCTGCCCAATTACGCGGCACTCGGTTTGCCGATCCTCGGCAGCGTGCTGGGCGACGGCTCGTCCACATCGTTATCGGTGGCGGTGTCCATCGCTTGTGGTTCGGTGTTGATGACGCCGTTTTGCCTGCTGATTCTGGAACGTGAAAAAGCGCGGGCGTCGGGCGGCAGTCAGACCTCGACGCTGTCGATGCTGCCGGTGTTGATGTGGCGGTCGGTGAAAAAACCGATCGTGCTGGGGCCGCTGCTGGGTGTGGTGCTGTCCGCCATCGGTATCCGCATGCCGGAATTATTGCTGGCGGCGATCAAACCGCTGGGGTTATCCGCCACCGCCACGGCGTTGTTCCTGACCGGCGTGATCCTGTCGGCACGCCAGTTGAAACTGAACCCGATGGTCACCACCGCGGTGTTAACCAAGCTGCTGATTCAGCCGGCACTGGCGTGGGGCGTCGTGTTGCTATTGGGCTTGCACGGCTCGGTGGCGATCACCGCGATTCTGATGATTGCGCTGTCCGCCGGCTTTTTCGGGGTGGTGTTCGGTAACCGGTTCGGCGTGCAATCGCCGGATGCAGAGGCGGTGCTGCTGTTAAGCTCGGTACTCTGTATCCTGTCACTGCCGCTATTTATTACGTTAACATCAGGTATTTGA
- the mdcE gene encoding biotin-independent malonate decarboxylase subunit gamma: MSQVAHRGALWLDALALGKPRLSGLCPSVQVADGDIAGEPVRFIAVVPDADNHYPRAVKGEVGLLEGWTLAKVVQETIAADRHSDKKRPIVAVIDVPSQAYGRREEGFGIHQALAASAGAYAEARLAGHPVIGLIVGKAMSGAFLAHGYQANRLIAFNDPEVQIHAMGKASAARITLRSVEELEKLAATIPPMAYDIRNYATLGLLSTLLDIANPDAPSADDLAQVSTALQQAVTDARRDPSLKTRLGADNRRSSSLVRERMRAQW, translated from the coding sequence ATGAGTCAGGTAGCACATCGCGGCGCGCTATGGCTGGACGCACTGGCGCTCGGGAAACCGCGACTGAGCGGGCTGTGCCCGTCGGTACAGGTGGCCGACGGCGACATCGCCGGTGAGCCGGTGCGCTTTATCGCCGTTGTCCCGGATGCGGATAACCACTACCCACGCGCCGTAAAAGGCGAAGTCGGGCTGCTGGAGGGCTGGACGCTGGCGAAAGTGGTGCAGGAGACCATCGCAGCGGACCGCCACAGCGACAAAAAGCGGCCGATTGTCGCGGTGATCGATGTCCCCAGTCAGGCGTATGGCCGTCGGGAAGAAGGGTTCGGCATCCATCAGGCGCTGGCGGCATCGGCAGGGGCTTACGCCGAGGCACGTCTCGCCGGTCATCCGGTTATCGGTCTGATCGTCGGCAAAGCGATGTCCGGGGCGTTTCTGGCTCACGGCTATCAGGCCAACCGACTGATCGCTTTTAATGACCCGGAAGTCCAAATTCACGCCATGGGCAAAGCCTCGGCGGCACGCATCACGCTCAGAAGCGTGGAAGAGCTGGAGAAGCTGGCCGCCACCATCCCGCCGATGGCGTATGACATTCGCAATTACGCCACGCTGGGGTTGTTATCAACGCTGCTGGATATCGCCAACCCGGATGCGCCGTCCGCCGATGACCTGGCACAGGTGAGCACAGCACTGCAACAGGCGGTGACCGATGCCCGGCGCGATCCGTCGCTGAAAACGCGGCTGGGCGCGGACAACCGGCGCAGTTCTTCCCTCGTACGCGAGCGGATGCGGGCGCAATGGTAA
- a CDS encoding malonate decarboxylase holo-ACP synthase — MMVTIRPHDLLWLASRDALEGVDAPWVLSQWQPVLPVVVRRDVDPAGRVPVGVRGLRRDQRAAGWVAAERIVRVVTPDMLCDLSSLLHSPFVSQPPVQVAIQLAQQHWPWQWGITGGTGYALATQVPVMHGDSDLDLLIRAPQPLDRDALADWQRQLSSSPLCRADTQIETPNGGFALAEWLRDGQVLLKTDRGPRRVSDPWSME, encoded by the coding sequence ATCATGGTAACGATACGTCCGCACGATCTGTTATGGCTGGCCTCCCGCGATGCGTTGGAGGGCGTTGATGCCCCCTGGGTGCTCAGCCAATGGCAACCGGTGTTGCCGGTGGTGGTGCGGCGTGACGTTGACCCGGCCGGACGCGTTCCGGTCGGGGTGCGTGGCCTGCGCCGCGACCAGCGCGCTGCCGGGTGGGTGGCGGCAGAGCGCATTGTTCGGGTGGTGACGCCGGACATGCTGTGCGATCTGTCATCGCTGTTGCATTCGCCGTTTGTTTCACAACCGCCGGTGCAGGTCGCCATTCAACTGGCGCAACAGCACTGGCCGTGGCAGTGGGGCATCACCGGCGGTACGGGGTATGCGCTGGCGACCCAGGTGCCGGTGATGCATGGGGACAGCGATCTGGACTTGCTGATTCGCGCGCCGCAGCCGCTGGACCGCGACGCGCTGGCGGACTGGCAACGACAGCTGTCGTCATCGCCGCTGTGTCGGGCCGATACGCAAATTGAAACCCCCAACGGCGGTTTTGCGCTGGCTGAATGGTTACGCGATGGACAGGTGCTGTTAAAAACCGACCGTGGCCCGCGGCGGGTCAGCGATCCGTGGTCAATGGAGTAG
- the mdcH gene encoding malonate decarboxylase subunit epsilon: MKILFTFPGQGAQQAGMLQQLPGDTRVLDDAAAVLGDEVYQLDTPQALRHTRAVQLCLLITGVAWAQALMARGLIPEMVSGLSIGAFPAAVVAGVLRFDDALRLVALRGELMEQAYPQGYGLTAIMGLSQSEVETLLVGSGAYIANLNAERQIVIAGSDENMAQVAERALQRGASRAQRLQVSVPSHCTLLDAPARQLAAAMASVSFSPPQCCYLSGSSARAIWQAERIADDLALNMARTVRWHEAMVAAEERDVGLAIEMPPGGVLTCLAKQAFSRSEAFSLARSGVEVVVHRAAQLKAQG, encoded by the coding sequence ATGAAGATTCTGTTTACCTTCCCCGGACAGGGCGCGCAGCAGGCCGGCATGTTGCAGCAATTGCCGGGCGATACCCGCGTGCTGGATGACGCGGCCGCGGTACTGGGAGACGAGGTTTACCAACTGGATACCCCGCAGGCGTTGCGGCATACCCGTGCGGTACAGCTGTGTCTGCTGATAACGGGGGTGGCCTGGGCCCAGGCGCTGATGGCGCGTGGCCTGATACCGGAGATGGTCAGCGGCTTGTCGATTGGCGCGTTTCCGGCGGCGGTGGTCGCCGGCGTACTGCGCTTTGACGATGCGTTACGGCTGGTGGCGTTGCGCGGCGAGCTGATGGAGCAGGCGTACCCGCAAGGGTATGGACTGACCGCGATTATGGGCTTAAGCCAGTCGGAGGTGGAAACGCTGTTGGTCGGTAGCGGCGCGTATATTGCCAACCTGAACGCTGAACGGCAGATAGTGATTGCCGGCAGCGATGAAAACATGGCGCAGGTGGCGGAGCGCGCGCTGCAACGCGGCGCCAGCCGGGCACAGCGTTTGCAAGTCAGTGTGCCGTCTCATTGTACGTTGCTGGATGCGCCCGCCAGACAACTGGCGGCAGCGATGGCGTCGGTTTCTTTTTCGCCGCCTCAGTGCTGCTACCTGAGCGGCAGTTCCGCCCGCGCCATCTGGCAGGCGGAGCGCATCGCAGACGATCTGGCGCTGAACATGGCGCGCACCGTGCGTTGGCATGAGGCGATGGTGGCGGCGGAAGAGCGTGATGTCGGGCTGGCGATAGAAATGCCGCCGGGCGGCGTGCTGACCTGCCTGGCGAAACAGGCGTTTAGCCGTAGCGAGGCGTTTTCACTGGCGCGTAGCGGCGTCGAGGTGGTGGTCCACCGCGCAGCCCAGCTCAAGGCGCAGGGGTAA